A window of Aerococcus urinae contains these coding sequences:
- the infC gene encoding translation initiation factor IF-3 — protein MAKNKFNELFTNEDIRAKELRVIDPEGEQLGVISKRDALDRAEEAGLDLVLVSPNAKPPVARIMDYGKYRYQQQRKAREQRKNQKTIQVKEIRLSPTIDENDFQTKVRQGKKFIDKGDKVKVSIRFRGRAITHKDLGREVLERFASELADVATVEQKPKMEGRSMQLQLAPKED, from the coding sequence TTTAACGAATTATTTACTAATGAAGATATTCGTGCAAAAGAATTACGCGTTATCGATCCAGAAGGAGAACAGCTAGGGGTTATTTCAAAAAGAGATGCCTTAGACCGGGCTGAGGAAGCAGGACTCGATTTAGTTCTGGTCTCACCTAATGCTAAGCCGCCTGTTGCTCGGATCATGGATTATGGTAAATATCGTTATCAACAGCAACGTAAAGCGCGTGAACAACGTAAAAATCAAAAGACGATTCAAGTGAAAGAAATCCGTTTAAGCCCAACGATTGATGAAAACGACTTTCAAACTAAAGTACGTCAAGGAAAGAAATTCATTGATAAAGGGGACAAGGTGAAGGTTTCTATTCGCTTTAGAGGTCGCGCCATTACCCACAAAGATTTAGGTCGCGAGGTTTTGGAACGCTTTGCCAGCGAACTTGCTGATGTAGCTACTGTAGAGCAAAAGCCTAAAATGGAAGGACGCTCTATGCAACTACAATTAGCACCAAAAGAAGATTAA
- a CDS encoding competence protein CoiA, which produces MYYAKLANGQLISSYEVDDRIQRKLLALNQQSFYCPNCGQELVYRCHSRKKPHFAHQNNQLSLKYWRRESHWHLNNKEQIRQILVAKGYQAHVEVASYTPDHRSDILFQAGDVVVSIELQASLLTKEAVISREQDYHRAKVQVLWLLNPKQRDLRLTSNNLNRLAPFFQYLPCFGTYLPYWVEETRLVEIQSFNDYGHLLCRYHLSIDDYLYLFSYPRQVGLLNQEGTSGPGISQLLKVRETRSLRHKIRQRPLKAEKKLLEQLYFRKLSLDDLPDTCFFFRGESIYIKEKLWLLAAYVFLLKEENLLDSEIYTFLLNYLNPRPFRPQLSFAYENWLWQVSQAMVKLL; this is translated from the coding sequence ATGTATTATGCAAAATTAGCTAATGGCCAGTTGATTAGTTCTTATGAGGTCGATGACCGCATTCAAAGAAAACTATTAGCCCTTAACCAGCAGAGCTTCTACTGCCCAAATTGCGGGCAAGAATTAGTTTATCGTTGTCATTCAAGGAAGAAGCCACATTTTGCCCACCAAAATAATCAATTAAGTCTCAAATATTGGCGCCGGGAATCCCACTGGCACTTGAATAATAAAGAGCAGATCAGGCAAATCTTAGTAGCTAAGGGCTATCAGGCCCATGTAGAAGTAGCTAGTTACACGCCTGACCATCGTTCAGATATCCTCTTTCAAGCAGGAGATGTGGTGGTAAGTATTGAACTTCAGGCTAGCCTACTGACCAAAGAAGCTGTCATCAGTCGCGAGCAGGATTATCACCGAGCAAAAGTGCAGGTTTTGTGGCTACTCAATCCTAAACAAAGAGACTTACGCTTGACGTCTAACAATTTAAATCGCTTAGCCCCGTTTTTTCAGTATTTGCCCTGCTTTGGCACTTATTTGCCTTATTGGGTGGAGGAGACACGCTTAGTTGAAATTCAAAGTTTTAACGATTATGGTCATCTCTTATGCCGTTATCACTTAAGTATTGATGATTATCTCTATTTATTTTCTTACCCCAGGCAAGTTGGCTTACTTAATCAAGAGGGGACTAGCGGACCCGGGATTAGTCAGTTGTTAAAAGTAAGGGAGACCCGGTCTTTAAGGCACAAAATTCGTCAACGACCGCTTAAGGCCGAGAAAAAGCTCCTAGAGCAGCTCTATTTTCGAAAATTGTCCTTAGACGACTTACCGGATACTTGTTTTTTCTTTAGGGGAGAGTCTATCTATATCAAAGAAAAACTCTGGTTATTAGCTGCCTATGTTTTCCTACTTAAAGAAGAAAATTTACTTGATTCAGAGATCTATACTTTTTT
- the trpS gene encoding tryptophan--tRNA ligase has product MKRIFSGVQPSGTPTIGNYVGALKQFVDLQDQFDTYYCVVNEHAITVAQDPETLRKNTRSLAALYLALGVDPNKSAIFIQSQVPAHAQAAWIVQCLTPLGELERMTQFKDKAQKQDNIFAGLLGYPALMVADIVLYDADLVPVGEDQKQHMELTRNFVDRFNNRFGTKEEKLLVKPEIYTPKAGGRIMSLQDPSKKMSKSDDNKKAFISLLDDPKTIEKKIKSAVTDSSGEISYDPEDKPGVSNLLDIFSAFSDQSISQLEKTYANSGYGQLKTDLSQALIAVLEPMQKDYQRLLASSELDDVLAAGAKQANEVANQTLARIEKAIGFR; this is encoded by the coding sequence ATGAAACGAATTTTTTCTGGGGTACAACCAAGCGGCACGCCAACCATTGGTAATTATGTGGGTGCCTTAAAGCAATTTGTCGATTTACAGGATCAATTTGACACTTATTATTGTGTGGTCAATGAACATGCCATCACTGTTGCCCAAGATCCAGAGACTTTAAGAAAGAATACCAGATCTTTGGCGGCCTTATACCTAGCCTTAGGGGTTGATCCTAACAAATCCGCTATCTTTATTCAAAGTCAGGTCCCAGCCCACGCTCAAGCGGCTTGGATTGTCCAATGTCTGACTCCACTAGGGGAATTGGAACGGATGACTCAGTTTAAGGACAAGGCGCAAAAGCAAGACAATATTTTTGCCGGCCTTTTAGGCTATCCCGCTTTGATGGTGGCTGACATTGTGCTTTATGATGCTGACTTGGTACCAGTGGGTGAAGACCAAAAGCAACATATGGAATTGACCCGTAATTTTGTCGACCGTTTCAATAACCGCTTCGGTACTAAGGAAGAAAAGCTATTGGTTAAACCAGAAATCTATACACCGAAGGCAGGTGGGCGGATTATGAGTTTACAAGATCCAAGCAAGAAAATGAGTAAATCAGATGACAATAAAAAAGCTTTTATTTCCTTACTAGATGATCCGAAAACGATTGAAAAGAAAATTAAAAGTGCGGTAACGGACTCGAGCGGAGAGATTTCCTATGATCCAGAAGATAAACCAGGCGTTTCTAACCTATTAGATATTTTCTCAGCCTTTTCTGACCAAAGCATTAGTCAACTAGAAAAAACCTATGCCAATTCGGGTTATGGCCAACTGAAAACGGATCTCAGCCAAGCGCTAATTGCCGTTTTAGAACCGATGCAAAAAGACTATCAACGTCTCTTAGCAAGCAGTGAACTGGATGACGTCTTAGCAGCTGGTGCTAAACAAGCCAATGAAGTCGCTAACCAAACCCTGGCACGCATTGAAAAAGCGATTGGCTTTAGATAA
- a CDS encoding MetQ/NlpA family ABC transporter substrate-binding protein, protein MKKWNVVLASALSLLLLGGCSKEAKAPEEGGTVTVGVAGENEEKIWTEVSEKLKDENIDLKVQLFSDYVQPNRAVQEGEIDMNAMQHVAYLLDYNKNNNADLVPIGYTYISAMVVYSDTVKDLKDLPQNAKVAIPNDATNGGRALLLLEQAGVLEIDDNAGITPTVNDITSNPKNIELVEMDAAQVPRALKDSDAIVANTNYAVSAGFDPNDGIFSDTDDLDNLGTQYKNIIAVKSENKDNEVYKKIVKAYQSEDVEKKIKEISGNADQKAWTDNDQPEEDFHKLQEEGQK, encoded by the coding sequence ATGAAGAAATGGAATGTTGTTTTAGCCTCAGCCTTATCCTTATTATTACTAGGAGGCTGTTCAAAAGAAGCCAAAGCGCCAGAAGAGGGCGGTACTGTCACTGTTGGGGTTGCTGGTGAAAATGAAGAAAAAATTTGGACCGAAGTCTCTGAAAAATTGAAAGATGAAAATATTGACTTAAAAGTTCAACTATTCTCTGATTATGTGCAACCTAACCGTGCCGTTCAAGAAGGCGAAATTGACATGAATGCTATGCAACATGTGGCTTATTTATTGGACTATAATAAGAACAATAATGCTGACTTAGTGCCGATTGGTTATACTTATATTTCAGCCATGGTGGTCTACTCCGATACGGTTAAAGACCTCAAAGACCTTCCTCAAAATGCTAAAGTAGCTATCCCTAATGACGCTACTAATGGGGGCCGGGCCTTACTCTTATTAGAACAAGCTGGTGTCTTAGAAATTGACGATAATGCAGGGATTACTCCTACTGTTAATGATATTACCTCGAATCCTAAAAATATTGAGCTGGTTGAAATGGATGCTGCCCAAGTGCCACGTGCCTTGAAAGACTCTGACGCTATTGTTGCTAATACCAACTACGCGGTTTCAGCAGGTTTTGATCCTAATGATGGTATTTTCTCTGATACCGATGACCTTGATAATTTAGGAACTCAATATAAGAATATTATTGCAGTGAAATCTGAAAATAAAGACAATGAAGTTTATAAGAAGATTGTGAAAGCCTACCAAAGTGAAGACGTTGAGAAGAAAATTAAAGAAATCTCTGGTAACGCTGACCAAAAAGCCTGGACCGACAATGATCAACCAGAAGAAGACTTCCATAAACTTCAAGAAGAAGGGCAAAAATAG
- a CDS encoding methionine ABC transporter ATP-binding protein, whose translation MIELKNVSVTFESDDKAVHAVKDVSLSIQSGEIFGVIGYSGAGKSTLVRTINCLQRPSSGQVFVNDQEITALSEKDLRLARKKIGMIFQHFNLMKSRTVAENVAYPLKGSGLSKEESQKRVQHLLDLVGLGNRGDSYPSQLSGGQKQRVAIARALANDPHVLLCDEATSALDPKTTSQILDLLKQVNRELGITIVIITHEMAVIKQICDRVAVMEAGSVVEQDSILNIFSNPHEELTQDFISSASPTEKGIETILDNPDLLNIEPGDRLLRIDFTGASTGEPLIASLTKKYDLLANILYANIEILQGTPVGTLLISLNGEPSRVQEAIDFVHSSGSHTKEYTFDHIEKGDK comes from the coding sequence TTGATTGAATTAAAAAATGTATCCGTTACTTTTGAGAGTGATGATAAAGCCGTTCATGCCGTTAAGGATGTGTCCTTATCCATCCAATCAGGAGAAATTTTTGGTGTGATTGGCTACTCTGGCGCTGGAAAAAGTACCTTAGTCAGAACCATTAATTGCCTGCAAAGACCAAGTAGTGGACAGGTTTTTGTTAATGATCAAGAAATTACAGCGCTATCTGAAAAAGATCTACGTCTAGCCCGTAAAAAAATTGGAATGATTTTCCAACATTTTAACTTAATGAAATCCCGGACAGTTGCCGAAAATGTTGCCTATCCCTTAAAGGGGTCCGGCTTATCTAAAGAAGAAAGTCAAAAGAGAGTCCAACACTTACTGGACCTGGTAGGCTTGGGTAACCGGGGCGATTCTTATCCTAGTCAATTATCCGGCGGTCAAAAGCAAAGGGTCGCTATTGCGCGGGCCTTGGCCAATGACCCCCATGTCCTTCTCTGTGATGAAGCTACCAGTGCCTTAGACCCTAAGACAACTAGCCAAATCTTAGACTTGCTCAAGCAGGTTAACCGCGAATTGGGAATTACCATTGTCATTATTACCCATGAAATGGCTGTTATCAAACAAATCTGTGACCGGGTAGCGGTTATGGAAGCTGGCTCTGTGGTTGAACAAGACAGTATTTTAAATATCTTCTCAAACCCGCATGAAGAATTAACCCAAGACTTCATTAGTTCAGCTAGTCCGACTGAAAAAGGTATTGAAACTATCCTGGACAATCCTGATCTATTAAATATTGAGCCGGGTGACCGCCTCTTACGGATTGACTTTACCGGAGCTTCTACTGGGGAGCCTTTGATTGCCTCCTTGACTAAGAAGTATGATTTATTAGCTAATATCCTTTATGCCAATATTGAAATTCTTCAAGGAACGCCGGTGGGGACGCTTCTGATTTCCTTAAATGGAGAACCTAGCCGAGTCCAAGAAGCCATTGACTTTGTCCATAGCAGTGGGTCTCATACTAAGGAGTATACATTCGATCATATAGAGAAGGGGGATAAATAA
- a CDS encoding methionine ABC transporter permease — MEFLEKIMPNVVAISDQFVEATWETLFMTVITCLFAFAIGLVVGVFLVLYMPGGLKENKAVYNVLDKVVNIGRSIPFVILIALLGGFTRLIMGTAIGTAGALVPLIVGTIPFYARQVQNALLEIDPGVIEAALAMGSTTTEIVSRVYLKEAIPGLIRVSALTVINVIGLTAMAGVVGGGGLGDLAINRGYQRYQNDVILVATLLILIMVFISQAVADRLVKHFEH; from the coding sequence ATGGAATTCTTAGAAAAAATCATGCCAAATGTGGTGGCTATTTCCGACCAATTCGTTGAAGCCACTTGGGAAACCTTATTTATGACGGTTATTACCTGCCTCTTTGCCTTTGCTATTGGTTTAGTGGTCGGCGTCTTCCTAGTTCTCTATATGCCAGGAGGTCTTAAAGAAAATAAGGCAGTTTATAATGTCTTAGATAAGGTTGTTAACATCGGTCGGTCGATTCCCTTCGTTATTTTAATAGCGCTTTTAGGGGGCTTTACCCGCCTAATTATGGGGACAGCCATCGGGACAGCAGGAGCTCTAGTTCCCTTAATTGTTGGAACGATTCCTTTCTATGCCCGCCAAGTCCAAAACGCCTTATTAGAAATTGATCCTGGTGTCATCGAAGCAGCCCTAGCCATGGGATCTACCACAACTGAAATTGTTAGCCGGGTTTACTTGAAAGAAGCTATCCCAGGTTTGATTCGGGTATCTGCCCTAACCGTCATTAACGTGATTGGTTTAACCGCTATGGCAGGTGTCGTTGGTGGCGGTGGTCTTGGGGACTTAGCCATTAACCGTGGTTACCAACGCTACCAAAATGATGTAATCCTAGTTGCTACCTTATTGATTTTAATTATGGTCTTCATCAGTCAAGCTGTTGCTGACCGTTTAGTAAAACATTTCGAACATTAA
- the rplT gene encoding 50S ribosomal protein L20, protein MARVKGGTVTRRRRKKYLKLAKGYFGSKSTNYKVAKQAVMKSYSYAYRDRRQRKRDFRRLWITRINAAARLNGLSYSRLMNGLHQANVDINRKMLADIAVNDAEAFTAICDQAKAALEK, encoded by the coding sequence ATGGCACGTGTTAAAGGTGGAACGGTTACACGCCGTCGTCGTAAAAAATATTTAAAATTAGCAAAAGGTTACTTTGGTAGCAAATCAACCAACTATAAAGTAGCTAAACAAGCGGTTATGAAATCCTATTCATACGCTTACCGTGACCGTCGTCAAAGAAAACGTGACTTCCGTCGTTTATGGATTACCCGTATTAATGCGGCTGCACGTTTAAATGGCTTAAGCTATAGCCGTTTAATGAACGGTTTACACCAAGCTAACGTGGATATCAACCGTAAAATGTTAGCAGATATCGCTGTTAACGATGCTGAAGCTTTCACTGCAATCTGTGACCAAGCCAAGGCTGCACTTGAAAAATAA
- the spxA gene encoding transcriptional regulator SpxA: MVKLYTSPSCTSCRKARAWLEEHNIAYVERNIFQEPLSRDEIKEILRMTEDGTEEIISTRSKAFQELHIDLNEISLNELFDLIQENPGLLRRPIIMDEKRLQVGYNEDEIRRFLPREVRTIELHEALRKMG; this comes from the coding sequence ATGGTTAAATTATATACTTCCCCTAGTTGTACTTCTTGCCGAAAAGCTCGGGCTTGGCTAGAAGAACACAACATTGCCTATGTGGAACGTAATATATTCCAAGAACCTCTAAGCCGCGATGAGATTAAAGAAATCTTAAGAATGACAGAAGATGGTACTGAAGAGATTATTTCTACGCGTTCAAAAGCCTTTCAAGAATTACATATTGATTTAAATGAAATCAGTTTAAATGAATTATTCGATCTTATCCAAGAAAACCCAGGACTATTGCGTCGCCCAATCATCATGGACGAAAAACGTCTGCAAGTAGGCTATAATGAAGATGAAATTCGTCGCTTCTTGCCAAGAGAAGTAAGAACGATCGAACTTCACGAAGCTTTAAGAAAAATGGGATAA
- a CDS encoding Dps family protein, whose product MAYTETKKALNQLVADLVQAHTVIHQIHWYMRGEGFLFYHPKLDSFMDDILEQLDVVSERIITIDGSPFSTLKEFSDHTRIPDHKGEWNTSIQEDMHRVADVIRILADDYQLGVDAASKEGDVASEDICTGYLRDAQKTLWMVEAELGQAPNIDKD is encoded by the coding sequence ATGGCATACACAGAAACAAAAAAAGCACTTAATCAATTAGTTGCTGACCTGGTTCAAGCCCACACCGTTATCCATCAAATTCACTGGTATATGCGTGGGGAAGGTTTTCTTTTCTATCATCCAAAACTCGATAGCTTTATGGATGATATTCTTGAACAGCTCGATGTTGTTTCTGAACGTATAATTACTATCGATGGTTCCCCCTTCTCAACCCTTAAGGAATTTTCTGACCATACCCGCATTCCCGACCATAAGGGCGAGTGGAATACCAGTATCCAAGAAGATATGCATCGGGTGGCTGATGTTATCCGCATCTTAGCAGACGACTATCAATTAGGGGTCGACGCAGCAAGTAAGGAAGGCGACGTCGCTAGTGAGGACATCTGTACTGGCTACCTCCGTGACGCTCAAAAAACCCTATGGATGGTTGAAGCGGAACTGGGCCAAGCGCCTAATATTGACAAAGACTAA
- a CDS encoding GNAT family N-acetyltransferase, with the protein MEKMRIRLAQSEDLPAIQAIIKAGAAYLRQQNIDQWQDPTVYQADSLLKDIEGKNAYLGLIEEDVAGFFIARPIDRDYDNYSIWQGQGDYLAFHRVALATKYRGQGLSWALFQAFEDLAYHLKINDLRIDTHPDNLGMQKIILKAGYQYLGEIELAGSGRRYAYEKIIPIKKSS; encoded by the coding sequence ATGGAAAAAATGCGAATTCGCTTAGCTCAGAGTGAAGATTTACCAGCTATCCAGGCGATTATTAAGGCGGGGGCGGCCTATTTACGCCAACAAAATATTGATCAATGGCAGGATCCAACCGTCTACCAAGCGGACAGCTTATTAAAAGATATTGAAGGAAAAAACGCGTATTTAGGCTTAATCGAAGAGGATGTGGCCGGATTTTTTATTGCCCGGCCTATAGACAGGGATTATGACAACTATTCAATTTGGCAGGGCCAGGGAGACTACCTAGCTTTTCATCGGGTGGCCTTGGCGACTAAGTACCGCGGTCAGGGGCTTAGTTGGGCCTTATTTCAAGCCTTTGAAGACCTAGCCTATCACTTAAAGATTAATGACTTAAGAATAGATACCCATCCCGATAACCTTGGCATGCAGAAGATTATCTTAAAAGCCGGTTATCAGTACTTAGGAGAGATTGAATTAGCGGGTAGTGGCAGACGCTATGCCTACGAAAAAATTATTCCAATAAAAAAATCCAGCTGA
- the rpmI gene encoding 50S ribosomal protein L35, translating into MPKQKTHRASAKRFKRTASGKLKRSHSERSHRFHGKTKKQRRQHKQPAMVHVSDQRRIKQMLDTYK; encoded by the coding sequence ATGCCAAAACAAAAAACACATCGTGCGTCAGCTAAACGTTTTAAACGTACTGCTTCAGGAAAATTAAAACGTAGCCATTCAGAACGTTCACACCGTTTTCACGGTAAAACCAAGAAACAACGTCGTCAACACAAACAACCAGCAATGGTGCATGTTTCCGACCAAAGACGTATTAAACAAATGCTTGACACTTACAAGTAA
- a CDS encoding adaptor protein MecA produces the protein MEMEYLNDNTMRVFIAKDDLESRGITLLDLMKDQSQVENFFMSILEEADVSKRFQDSEALTFQVLPKNGGIDLYISKATADGQYMDKDGLENLLENITQNMSPEEENSSTNPSEADTKGGRPELALAFKSWDQVLTFLKSYQVDEASLEVYVYQELFQVIIRFEKEDLTQARQADLTSYALEFGQLSPFAPALLREHGQLLIHPESINQVAQLFQ, from the coding sequence ATGGAAATGGAGTATCTTAATGATAATACCATGCGCGTATTCATTGCCAAAGATGATCTCGAATCGCGCGGAATTACCCTCTTAGACCTCATGAAAGATCAAAGCCAAGTTGAAAACTTCTTTATGAGTATCTTAGAAGAAGCAGATGTTTCAAAGCGCTTTCAAGATTCAGAAGCTTTAACTTTTCAAGTCCTTCCTAAAAATGGCGGTATCGACCTCTATATTAGTAAAGCCACAGCAGATGGCCAATATATGGACAAGGATGGCTTGGAAAATCTACTTGAAAATATTACACAAAATATGAGTCCCGAGGAGGAAAACTCCTCTACAAACCCTAGTGAAGCAGACACAAAGGGAGGTCGGCCTGAACTTGCTTTAGCCTTTAAGTCCTGGGACCAAGTTCTGACTTTTCTGAAATCCTACCAAGTGGATGAGGCCAGCCTAGAAGTCTATGTCTACCAAGAGCTTTTTCAAGTGATTATAAGATTTGAAAAAGAAGACCTAACCCAGGCTAGACAAGCAGATCTGACTAGCTATGCCTTAGAGTTTGGTCAGCTGAGTCCCTTTGCTCCTGCCCTACTCCGCGAGCATGGCCAATTATTAATTCATCCAGAATCAATTAACCAGGTCGCTCAATTATTCCAATAA